In the Malania oleifera isolate guangnan ecotype guangnan chromosome 1, ASM2987363v1, whole genome shotgun sequence genome, one interval contains:
- the LOC131165501 gene encoding 23 kDa jasmonate-induced protein-like, whose amino-acid sequence MSDVFGTPITTQTLQDMPEYWGKPITAADRAKVARDRESADGKAVAAKKHVDDLKSQWGTGVSTKCMVYNATGDTVTLVASHDYHGHIGPSPYPLQIANGQWGAFLHVKSTGSATGSSACIAYRGKNNAGEEHEWLVGWSNPWNHGAGHKVTAYTEINKAPYYEGNVWGEVSGKLYGSGGSSTSTWNGCSSNATITDETTATFQASITLHA is encoded by the exons ATGTCCGACGTCTTTGGCACTCCCATCACCACCCAAACCCTGCAAGACATGCCCGAGTACTGGGGCAAGCCCATCACGGCCGCCGACAGAGCCAAGGTGGCTCGCGACAGGGAAAGCGCTGACGGCAAGGCCGTCGCCGCTAAAAAGCACGTCGACGACCTTAAATCCCAGTGGGGTACAGGAGTGTCCACCAAGTGCATGGTCTACAACGCCACCGGCGACACCGTCACCTTGGTGGCCAGCCACGATTACCACGGCCACATCGGACCCTCCCCCTACCCTCTCCAGATTGCCAACGGCCAATGGGGTGCCTTTCTCCACGTCAAGTCCACCGGATCCGCCACCGGCTCTTCCGCCTGCATTGCGTATCGCGGCAAGAACAACGCCGGCGAGGAGCACGAGTGGCTTGTAGGTTGGTCCAACCCCTGGAACCACGGCGCCGGACACAAAGTCACT GCATATACAGAAATCAATAAAGCGCCCTACTATGAAGGTAACGTGTGGGGGGAGGTGTCTGGAAAGTTGTATGGGTCGGGAGGGTCTTCCACCAGCACATGGAATGGATGCTCCTCAAATGCCACCATTACCGACGAAACTACCGCCACTTTTCAAGCCAGTATCACACTCCACGCCTAA